TACTATAAAGTGTATATGCAAATtcctttagaaaacagaaaaaggctCGCCCTAATGTTTAAATTATGTGGATTTAAGATGACATAATCTTTtgtgttttacttattttatttattaaaataatctgaTTATACAGAGGGGCTaactttaatatgaaaaatagagGGCTCTTTTCAGTACATATATTCAACCTTGAGTAAAAAAAATATGCTCTGTAATAAACATCTATTCTTTGAATGTAacaattgcaggtggattctttactgtctgaatcaccagggaagcccaataaatatatatgtacatgaaaacataaatattttaatgttaaacaTAATATACTATAGATTATTTTTGAGAGCATTAAGAACTTAATAAGTTTGATCATTAAGCTAAGAGTATTAATGTGATGCATTTACTATAAAACCTTAGGAATTCTAAGAGAAAGTCAATCAAAACCCTATTCCCAtgctaaaaatagataaatatatttaaataacagaCAATCCAATAACTTAAAGCTGGACTCATTTCTTAACTAGCACACTCATAAGATCagcttcataatatttttatacttttgcaaACACTTTAAAATGAGTATTAAATGTCAAATGATTTAAAATGGTTCAAAGGAAATGATTCAGAGCCACTATTTTCACAATGAAGAATCAGATTTCTTGTCAAAGCTTTTGATGTAGACACACTTTGAAACTTAATATAAGAAAAGTTTTGATTGGTACATTTGTAGCATgagtatcttataattttatttccgtACCCTTTAGGATAGATTTTTGACCAGCCCAGATaaattttgaatgattttttaaagagtatatgCCAATCCCACAGACTCCAAAGGATTATCTTCCCACATACATCTATGAAGCCAGAAGCAACACTTAAATGTCTCTGGAACTGTTGTCTTCCTCACAAACACCCACCCAACCCTCTGCCccactgaaaaaaaacaaactgccAATCTGAAGAACAAGAAGAATTTCTAGGTTTCCATCTTATTATTTACAAGCCTTTCTTACTTGTATGAGTGAAATGTATCAGTCAGACATCAAGATGACACACTGTTTTATAAATTGTTTTGTATCTAAAATctttctattatatataataattcctAAGCACCACTAGAGACAGGTGGGAGGTTTCTCATCAATAGATAAAAAGGAGGGAGTTGCAGAACTACAAAGAATTCCTCACATCTTATGTTTacgttttttcttttctctaacctAATCTGAGTTGGTAATTGTTGGGTGTTACTAACAGTTCTCTGAGATATAAagtattttgaaagttaaaaatattggACACTCAGTTGCATAAATTAATAGTCTTTTATCTTCTGTGTAAAACTAGAACTAATTTCTTATGGAAAACATGGAGTCCTGTTCAGGGGAAGTAATATCCATCTGTCTACTCCATTCATCAGACTATACCTGTTATATTGGGCTCAGTTCTAACCACCCTATTTTTAAGAGGcatatttacaaattaaaaaaatgttcaaaacagtcgggcttcctaggtagtgctagtggtaaagaatctgcctgccaatgcaggagatgcaagagatgcgggtccgatccctgggtccggaggatcccttggaggaggaaatggcaacctacacaCAGTATTCctgttgggaaaatcccacggatagaggagcctggtgagctacaatccatggggctgcaaagagtcagacaggactgagtactCAGAACAAATCTGGACTCCAAAACAGAGTTACGGGATGGAGGCTGAAAACCTGGGACAATCTGCCCCCAGAGAAGAGTAATAACCTTCCCCTCATAACTGATTTTTAAACATGTGTAGGCTGTTTTTAGGATGAGTAGTCTGGTCTGTGTTGCTCCTGAATGTCTATCCAAGACAGTGGCTAGCAGTTATAGAAGGCACACTAGACATAAGGGCAGGTCGCCAAACAGAGCTATCTGACATGGCCTGGATGCCTCCTGAGGTGATCTACCCATTCTCAAAAATAATGTCAAAAACTTTTCATTATATGTAGGAGATCAGACTAGATGACTCGCCTCTTCCAAGAGTCCAGGGTCCCCTTGTTTGAATTCCTCTGCAACTCTTATTGTTGTCTTTAGGGCATACCATACTGGCATTGCacaatcttagttcccccacctgggactgaacccatgccccctgctttgggagagctgagtcttaaccactggactgccagggaagttccacaaattatttttgatggcttctctattttcttttactaGATTTCCCTGTGGTCTCTGCTAATGACGCTGGTGGTCCTTTTCATATTGACCGGCACTATGTTAGGACCCGAACTGTTGGCCAGTATTCCAGCAGCTGTTTACGTGGTAGCGATTTTTATGCCTTTGGCAGGCTATGCCTCAGGCTACGGCTTAGCTACTCTCTTCCATCTTCCGCCCAACTGCAAGAGGACCGTGAGCCTGGAAACAGGGAGCCAAAATGTGCAGCTCTGTACCGCCATCCTGAAACTGGCATTTCCACCACAAAACATAGGAAGTATGTACATGTTTCCCTTGCTTTATGCCCTTTTCCAGTCTGCAGAAGCagggatttttgttttaatatataaaatgtatggaAGCGGAGTACTGCACAAGCAAGATCCTCTAGATGAAGATGAAGATACAGATATTTCTTataagaaactgaaagaagaggaaatggcagacACATCCTATGGCACAGTGAAAGCAGATAATTTAATTATGATGGAAACCACTCAGACTTCACTCTAAATATGGAGATACACAGGAGAGTTTATCTTGCTGAAATACTACTTCATATTTATGGTCTGTGGTAGTGTCTATGGTTTACATAAAGAACAACAGCTGGTTCACATCATTATACATGTAACGATTTTGATCTACCCACCATAAGGTTGCATTGGTATATTACCCAAGCATTTACATAAACTACAAATCAGTGTTGTGAAGTAACTTGCACCTGGGACTGCGAGGTTGCTGGCCTGAACAAGTGTGCTTTTTGGTTTTCACCATGACCAGTATCTATGACTGTTTCAAATATGTTAAACAGGGTCTTGGAAATGTAGAATTTTGATGCACTATCTTATATGAGTAAAAACATGCTATATTTGTAAAGCATAATTGAGTTGAATGTAATTGTTGTTAAAACAAAGTGTGCTTGCTCAGTTTATAAATACTTGACACTGTTAAAATTTGACCTGTATTCAGACAAATCCCCAAACAGGTCAAttaaacaatgaaatataatatCTCATTGTCCAACCTGTTTCAAATCAGGGAAAAATTACATTAATGTATTTGATTACTTGATCTGATATCTATTTGTAATGAACAGCCGACATGTTTCTAGTGAACGAGGCACTTGCTTTTCAACTGGGGACTGGTTCCATCTTCAGCGTTTATGTAAACACAGTCTAAATCAGTTTTCCTTTGCAAAGTTTATTTGGTCAAAAAAATCTGTGGAACGACTATCCTCCCCAGAGAAGAGCAATCCCTGGTGGTACTTAACAGCACCTCCTGGTCACCATTTGAGATGGGCGGGGGACGGAGGaggcggggaggcggggagggagtAAGTCTTCCAAGGGAGAAAACAATTAGCCTAGATACGATGCCCTAGAGTGCTTTCCCTATGCACTTACTGAAAGGGTTCAATGCGTAGATTTCTCAGAGCAACTCTGAGATGATTAAATAACATATAATCTGAGATCGTAGGTTATCAGACCCCAAGTAGTCTCCCCAAACCTTCTCATTTTTGCTCACTAGCCAGAGGCACCCAGCCTAGCCTCAGCTTCGAAGGCGGCGCAGACAATAACCGAGGAACGGCTATCACCTGGCTCGGTTAATCCGCGGGATGGTTCTGCGGGTATCTTCTTCACCTGGGGCAAGTTCACTTCCAGATCAGTTTTGCATCGCAAAGAAAGCTTTCTTTGCAGATCATCTTAAGAATATTCGTGCCGACCTCCGGGTGTGGAATATTCCCACACCAAGGTCGGGGAGGGAACCCTTCGGCGAGGAAGCTAGGACACCAGTGGGTGGCGGGAagggtgcggggggtgggggtggggcgctgCCCCAGCACAGCGCTGGCCGCGGGGGTGGGGCCCGCGTCCGACTGCCCCTGGTAGGTCGTCTATTTAGGGCGCCGGGGCCGACGGGCAGGCGGCAGGGGTACACTGATGGCTGCCCTGGGGGACGTCGTCCTGGATGGTTACCTGTACCCGGCGTGCGCTCTCTACTCGTACCGGTGCCTCTACCCGGCCGCCGCCGCCAAGGGAAAAAGCGGGGCGGACGAGGGTGGCTGGCGACCCCGGGGCGGGGGCTACCCTCCCGTTTCCTCCTCCTCTGACGGCGCGGCCTCGTCGTCGTTCCCGGGCCACGGGCAGCTGGCGGCCGCCGAGTACGTCCACAGCTACCAGCGCGCGCAGCTCATGGCCCTGCTGTCGCAGGTGGGCCCCCGCCCGGCCAGCACTCGGGACGCGGCGGTGCAGGTGAACCCGTTCCGCGACGTATCGGTGCAGTGCTCGCTGGGGCGGCGGACGCTGGGGCACAGGGCCCGCGAGTCCGGCCCGAGTCCGGATCCCGAGGGCGCGGCGGACGCGGGCGGCAGCTGCCCGGCCTCCCCGCAGCGCGCCCGCCGGGGCCCGGAGCAGGACAGCCCGCCGAGCCGCGCCCCGCGGCGCGTGCGTTTCCTGCGCACCCTGGCTGTGTACTCGCCCGTGACCTCCCGCTGCCTAGCCACCCTCCTGGAGGGGGCCGAGGCCGCGGCGGGCCAGCAGAGGCCCGGGGAGCCGGAGACTGAGCGAGGGCCGCCACCTGCGAGGCCCCGAGGCCCCGAGGAGGGAGACGGGTCGGCGAGGAAGGTTTCCCTGCAGCTGCAGCCTGAGGAGGACGAGGCCCAGGCCGCAGTACCGGCAAGCCGCGAGCAGCCCCCGCCCGTTGCCAGGGTCCCGGACACCGCTGGCGAGAGATCGTCGCCCCGGAGCCCCCAGCCGAGCAAGGAGCGCCTGCGCTTCCAGGTGAGACCCGAGTCAGCCCGGGAACTGGCAGGGGATCCCCCAGAGTTGTGTTGGCTCCCATCCGCGTCCGGGTGCCCGCCCTC
This is a stretch of genomic DNA from Bos mutus isolate GX-2022 chromosome 6, NWIPB_WYAK_1.1, whole genome shotgun sequence. It encodes these proteins:
- the ZAR1 gene encoding zygote arrest protein 1, with amino-acid sequence MAALGDVVLDGYLYPACALYSYRCLYPAAAAKGKSGADEGGWRPRGGGYPPVSSSSDGAASSSFPGHGQLAAAEYVHSYQRAQLMALLSQVGPRPASTRDAAVQVNPFRDVSVQCSLGRRTLGHRARESGPSPDPEGAADAGGSCPASPQRARRGPEQDSPPSRAPRRVRFLRTLAVYSPVTSRCLATLLEGAEAAAGQQRPGEPETERGPPPARPRGPEEGDGSARKVSLQLQPEEDEAQAAVPASREQPPPVARVPDTAGERSSPRSPQPSKERLRFQFLEQKYGYYHCKDCNIRWESAYVWCVQGTNKVYYKQFCRTCQKSYNPYRVEDITCQNCKQTRCSCPVKLRHVDPKRPHRQDLCGRCKGKRLSCDSTFSFKYII